The Deltaproteobacteria bacterium sequence TTTGATGAGACTCTTTATGTTTTTCCCGTAAAATATATCCTCTACGGCCAGGGCCTGGGGTTCATGTTCCCGGATGATTTCGACGAGTTTCCTGTGAATCCATATCAGGCCGCCGGACAGAAGCTCATTTCTCCGCAGGCGGATTTCACCGTGGAGGATATACCGCGGTTTCCCCTTCATCTTTTCTATCAGGCCATATCCCGTTACGTGGAACCCCGGATCTATCCCCAATATCTTCACGGGTTTCCCGCCCCAACCGCTCCATGGGCCCCACCCGGGACGACCATGAAAGACTTTTCGGTTTGTTGCACAACCAGGCTCCTCAACCCGCGCTCAGTTTTTCCATCACCTCGTCGTCTATGTCGAAATTGGCGTACACGTTCTGAACGTCGTCGTTGTCCTCCAGTTTTTCCATCATTTTCAGCATCGACTCCGCTTTGCCCGAATCCAGCTTGACCTCATTCTGGGGAACCATGGTAATTTTTGCTTCCACGT is a genomic window containing:
- the ruvC gene encoding crossover junction endodeoxyribonuclease RuvC; the protein is MKILGIDPGFHVTGYGLIEKMKGKPRYILHGEIRLRRNELLSGGLIWIHRKLVEIIREHEPQALAVEDIFYGKNIKSLIKQAHVRGVTVLAGSSEGVAVFEYSPLEIKSAVVGYGRAEKIQVQKMVQAILGLPEPPPVDASDALAAAICHMNFQKGTPV